A window from Methanobrevibacter ruminantium encodes these proteins:
- a CDS encoding formate--phosphoribosylaminoimidazolecarboxamide ligase: protein MGKVSKEKILEILEGYDKDNITIATLGSHTSLHILNGAKQEGFRTAIVCAKGREVPYQRFDVADEYIIVDKFEDIVNEDVQQRLRDMNAIVIPHGSFVAYAGLDNVEDKFNVPMFGNRDILRWEAERDLERQLLVNGKIRIPMKYDDPAEIDRAVMVKFPGARGGRGYFVASSPEEFNEKIDAMKERGWIEDEDVAQAHIEEYVSGCNYCIHYFYSALNDEVELMGMDSRYESSIDGFVRMPAKDQLSIDISPSYVVTGNHPVVMRESLLPQAFEIGDKLVKSAAELVKPGLNGPFCIQTLVNDNLEVVVFETSARTDGGTNTFMEGSAYSYLKYGEGMSMGRRVAREIKMALENGGFEKIIT, encoded by the coding sequence ATGGGAAAAGTTAGTAAAGAAAAAATATTGGAGATTTTAGAAGGGTATGATAAAGACAATATCACTATCGCAACTTTAGGTAGTCACACCTCTTTACATATTCTTAATGGTGCTAAACAAGAAGGATTTAGAACTGCTATTGTTTGTGCAAAGGGTAGAGAAGTACCTTATCAACGTTTTGATGTTGCAGATGAATATATCATCGTAGATAAATTCGAAGACATTGTAAACGAAGATGTTCAACAAAGATTAAGAGACATGAACGCAATTGTTATTCCTCACGGATCCTTTGTAGCATACGCAGGTTTAGATAATGTTGAAGATAAGTTCAATGTACCTATGTTTGGTAACAGAGACATCTTAAGATGGGAAGCTGAAAGAGACTTGGAAAGACAATTGCTCGTAAACGGTAAAATCAGAATCCCAATGAAATATGATGACCCTGCTGAAATTGACCGTGCTGTAATGGTTAAATTCCCTGGAGCAAGAGGTGGAAGAGGATACTTTGTAGCTTCATCTCCTGAAGAATTTAATGAAAAAATCGATGCAATGAAAGAACGTGGATGGATTGAAGATGAAGATGTGGCTCAAGCTCACATTGAAGAGTATGTATCTGGTTGTAACTACTGTATCCACTACTTCTACTCCGCATTGAATGATGAAGTGGAACTTATGGGTATGGACAGCAGATATGAATCCAGTATTGACGGATTTGTAAGAATGCCTGCTAAAGATCAATTATCCATTGACATTAGCCCATCTTACGTTGTAACCGGTAACCACCCAGTTGTAATGAGAGAATCATTGCTTCCACAAGCATTTGAAATCGGTGACAAATTAGTTAAAAGTGCTGCAGAATTAGTAAAACCTGGTTTAAACGGTCCATTCTGTATCCAAACTCTTGTAAACGATAACCTTGAAGTTGTTGTATTTGAAACAAGTGCAAGAACTGATGGTGGTACAAACACCTTTATGGAAGGTTCCGCATACAGTTACCTCAAATATGGTGAAGGTATGAGTATGGGAAGAAGAGTTGCACGTGAAATTAAAATGGCACTCGAAAACGGCGGATTTGAAAAGATTATTACATAA